The Daucus carota subsp. sativus chromosome 2, DH1 v3.0, whole genome shotgun sequence genome includes a window with the following:
- the LOC108208480 gene encoding aspartic proteinase CDR1, with protein MEATKTLFLIITLNFFCSCIEAKSFGLSVDLIHRDSQFSPYFNPSNTHYENLRNSIRHAKARSTYLYTPKLSSSKQTIQSPLTPVPSTYLMKISVGTPPLDLLAVADTSSALVWTQCKPCIRCYKQDSPLFDPSNSSTYETQSCQSKACESYPQTSCVQSKCGYEASYGDKSFSRGDLSSESFTFESTSGNSVTLPNITFGCGHTNGGTFGKFTTGIVGLGNGKLSLVNQLSDTITTKFSYCLVPLGANVTSKVSFGSNAVVSGPGVVSTPFYTKDPDTFYYLNLQSISVGNAYIKYESNIYSNKLNADEGNIIIDSGTTLSFLPSDFYQKIEDEFKASISSPPLKPPQGDLSDFSLCYKKDQGFEKEVPTVTLHFSGADVELDASNTILEVAEGVGCLSLLPARTARGPVFGNLLQMNHLVGFDLVSKTVSFKKSDCTVQ; from the coding sequence ATGGAGGCCACTAAAACTCTCTTTCTCATCATCACTCTCAACTTCTTCTGTTCTTGCATAGAAGCCAAATCTTTCGGCTTGAGTGTCGACTTGATCCACCGCGATTCCCAGTTTTCGCCATACTTCAATCCATCAAACACTCACTATGAAAATCTCCGAAACTCAATTCGCCATGCAAAGGCTCGATCAACTTACTTGTACACACCCAAACTCTCTTCATCCAAACAAACAATACAATCTCCCCTCACCCCCGTCCCCTCCACGTACCTCATGAAAATCTCCGTCGGTACTCCACCGCTAGACCTCCTCGCAGTGGCGGATACCAGCAGCGCTTTGGTCTGGACGCAATGCAAGCCATGCATAAGATGTTACAAGCAAGACAGCCCTTTATTCGACCCGAGTAATTCTTCGACTTACGAAACCCAATCGTGCCAATCGAAAGCTTGCGAATCTTATCCGCAAACTTCTTGTGTCCAAAGCAAGTGTGGGTACGAGGCCTCGTACGGAGACAAGTCATTTAGTAGGGGCGATCTTTCTTCGGAGTCATTCACATTCGAATCAACTTCGGGCAATTCGGTCACTCTGCCGAATATTACATTCGGCTGTGGCCACACAAATGGTGGCACATTCGGCAAATTCACAACCGGCATTGTCGGCCTCGGCAATGGCAAGCTGTCACTCGTCAATCAGTTGAGCGACACAATAAccacaaaattttcatattgtcTTGTGCCGTTGGGCGCAAACGTGACTAGCAAAGTCAGTTTCGGAAGCAATGCAGTTGTGTCGGGACCCGGAGTCGTCTCGACTCCGTTTTACACCAAAGATCCCGACACATTTTACTATCTCAACCTCCAGAGCATTAGTGTCGGAAATGCATATATAAAATACGAGTCGAATATTTATTCGAATAAACTTAACGCGGATGAAGGCAACATAATCATCGATTCGGGTACTACACTATCCTTCCTCCCAAGCGATTTCTACCAAAAAATCGAAGACGAATTCAAGGCTAGTATATCTTCTCCACCGCTAAAGCCGCCACAAGGAGACTTGAGCGACTTCAGCTTGTGTTACAAGAAGGATCAAGGATTCGAAAAGGAGGTGCCGACTGTTACGCTTCATTTTAGCGGAGCTGATGTCGAATTGGATGCATCAAACACCATCCTAGAAGTCGCAGAGGGTGTTGGTTGCCTCTCTTTGCTACCAGCACGTACAGCTCGGGGCCCTGTATTCGGAAACTTGCTGCAGATGAATCATTTGGTTGGTTTTGACTTGGTTAGTAAGACCGTGTCCTTTAAGAAATCTGATTGCACGGTGCAGTAG